In one window of Leptospira sp. GIMC2001 DNA:
- the hisD gene encoding histidinol dehydrogenase, whose product MGIQKRSIDLRKPETFSDIISRAKDDLSETIKLILPILDNVKKYGDSAVREYTSKFDGWVPEKFVWDPNEIEQNGIPEDLKEAFLIAKNNIEEFHKNQIPKNWEKQVAGNRLGIKYTAIDSVTVYAPGGKALYPSSILMGAIPAKLAGVKNIQLATPPQKDGIPPIIGYVAKLAGIDRIITVGGSQAIAACAYGTESISKSEFIVGPGNAFVAAAKTYLSGLGIIGIESPAGPSEVLIIADDTANPEWVACDLLSQAEHGEDSVAILISPSAQLLDAVEKEIEIAFETRTKRLNIKKTAIEKNSFLLKVNDMEDCVAFSNFYAPEHLEIMTKDPNKIFESVQHAGSVFLGHYSPVAMGDYISGTNHILPTAGGARLFSSLGVEHFLKRITYQEIRKETIPKLYPHVKLMSESEGLEEEHGHSVYLRNKS is encoded by the coding sequence ATGGGGATTCAGAAACGTTCCATCGATTTAAGAAAGCCTGAAACCTTTAGTGATATCATTTCTCGGGCAAAAGACGATTTATCCGAAACCATTAAACTTATTTTACCAATATTAGATAATGTAAAAAAATATGGGGATTCTGCCGTTCGAGAATATACTTCGAAATTTGATGGCTGGGTACCTGAAAAATTTGTATGGGATCCAAACGAGATTGAACAGAATGGAATTCCTGAGGACTTGAAAGAAGCCTTTCTAATTGCAAAAAATAATATTGAAGAATTCCATAAAAACCAAATTCCCAAGAATTGGGAAAAGCAAGTGGCAGGCAATCGACTTGGAATCAAATACACTGCGATCGATTCTGTAACTGTTTATGCTCCCGGTGGTAAAGCATTGTATCCTTCGTCAATTCTTATGGGAGCGATTCCAGCAAAACTTGCTGGTGTAAAGAATATCCAACTTGCAACACCTCCTCAGAAAGATGGAATTCCGCCAATTATTGGTTATGTGGCAAAACTTGCTGGAATTGATAGAATAATTACAGTCGGTGGATCTCAGGCAATTGCTGCTTGCGCATATGGAACTGAGTCTATTAGCAAATCTGAATTTATCGTAGGACCAGGCAATGCATTTGTAGCTGCTGCCAAAACCTATTTATCGGGTTTGGGTATTATCGGAATTGAGAGCCCGGCCGGTCCAAGTGAAGTACTAATCATAGCTGATGATACTGCAAATCCGGAGTGGGTTGCTTGTGATCTGCTCTCACAAGCTGAACACGGTGAGGATTCAGTTGCAATATTGATCTCGCCCTCTGCACAATTATTGGATGCTGTAGAAAAAGAAATTGAAATTGCATTTGAGACTAGAACCAAACGATTGAATATTAAAAAAACAGCAATTGAGAAGAATAGCTTCTTGTTAAAAGTAAATGATATGGAAGATTGTGTTGCTTTTTCAAATTTCTATGCGCCAGAACATTTAGAAATTATGACAAAAGATCCAAATAAAATTTTCGAATCAGTTCAACATGCAGGATCCGTTTTCTTAGGTCATTATTCACCAGTTGCTATGGGTGATTATATAAGTGGAACCAATCATATTCTTCCAACTGCAGGTGGGGCACGATTGTTCTCTTCTTTGGGAGTAGAGCATTTTCTAAAGAGAATAACGTATCAAGAAATTCGCAAAGAAACAATACCAAAACTCTATCCTCATGTAAAACTGATGAGTGAATCGGAAGGACTTGAAGAAGAACATGGACATTCAGTTTATCTTCGTAACAAATCTTAG
- a CDS encoding lipoprotein LipL31, which produces MKKLIISSLLFLSFLNCGDNSELIESLNGEKITVKRFESSYEAAIETMSRMQNIEKKNLLEFISKDIDEVPEQFQALNYQFQKKNFYDNYRQMLMTKLAAEKSGFTSRQDIKEILEQVQMQTITQLYIQEQVEKRIKITEDEAKAECARLRGQNAQLAAMPIDKCVMLGRGTIKRNKSQEVLPKVMERIKEGVSIKHNEKFDLDAYLASESLPGMDKVDSKEESSDSKDSDSKEEPKP; this is translated from the coding sequence ATGAAAAAATTAATAATCAGCTCCCTACTATTCCTCTCTTTCCTTAACTGCGGTGACAATTCAGAATTGATTGAATCTCTGAATGGTGAAAAAATCACTGTGAAACGATTCGAAAGTTCATACGAAGCCGCAATCGAAACAATGAGTCGTATGCAAAACATTGAGAAGAAAAATTTGCTTGAATTCATATCAAAAGATATCGATGAAGTGCCTGAGCAATTTCAAGCTTTGAATTATCAGTTTCAAAAAAAGAATTTTTATGACAATTATAGACAGATGCTTATGACTAAGCTCGCTGCAGAAAAATCTGGATTTACATCTCGACAAGACATAAAAGAGATTCTTGAGCAAGTTCAAATGCAAACTATTACGCAATTGTACATTCAAGAACAAGTCGAGAAAAGAATTAAGATTACTGAAGATGAAGCAAAAGCTGAATGTGCAAGGTTGCGTGGACAGAATGCACAGCTTGCTGCAATGCCAATTGACAAATGCGTTATGTTAGGACGTGGAACCATTAAGAGAAATAAGTCTCAAGAAGTTCTCCCTAAAGTTATGGAACGTATCAAAGAAGGAGTTTCTATAAAACATAACGAAAAATTCGACTTGGATGCGTATCTTGCTTCTGAATCTTTGCCAGGTATGGATAAGGTTGATTCTAAAGAAGAATCCAGTGATTCTAAAGATTCGGATTCAAAAGAAGAACCAAAACCTTAA
- the mfd gene encoding transcription-repair coupling factor: MQTIIQKYIPQLKTKLKENQNKSLDFYSVTDAASSLQAAILYKALENKSLIIILPTNFEAEAYYREMISYIDQEEVYYFPGSETIPYEWAHVPPDIKRDRVLALNRILSGIPSLFIGSVTALLQSVPKHEDVFSRTIEFVPNQEYEQENLLRDLVRLGYERRTICDHFGTFSVKGGIVDIFPSHSRDPIRLDFFGDTLEDIKAFDPLTQRSLGQIPSVTILPADEYILSENEKKEYYNILNSESNLKKPEETLLVVEELIPLIRKNTGLLSYFKKDKPIILASNFEVLQERAFQLEREMKTLYEKKKEHSLACSPEQLLSFEEEFSVLTDKKKPSIRFHRLPPPEGKEDSIIINAKPTVEFKGKIREARETIESVLADEDGSKILITSSFIQQTDRLESLFSTHGIKRLNPGNEEPKLISIEDNNSSRFLLVLSELGRGFELPDDKLIVFTENDIFGRKYKRKTRYKKAPSRAIESFLDLKEGDYVVHINHGVGRFKTIERVTADGKQRDYIKLEYSGSASLFVPLDQISLVQRYVGGTEHPRLDSLGKNNWKKTKERVRESIEKLAEDLVRMYANRLKYKGYAFPPDTIWQEEFEADFEYEETPDQLSAIEAVKSDLENTKPMDRLVCGDVGYGKTEVAIRAAFKVIMAGKQVLLMSPTTILSLQHFNTFSERYASYPIKVGYISRFKTASEIKKSLEDFSKGELDILIGTHAVLSSRMKPKNLGLLIIDEEQKFGVNHKETIKKFKHMVDVLTLTATPIPRTLHMALTGIRDLSIISTPPKNRQTVETYVMEESEEVLIKAIRREIERGGQVFYLYNRVESIESEAKYLTDLLPELSVGILHGQMDDDSIEEILMDFYNKNYDILVTTTIIESGIDMPNVNTLIIKRADTFGLSQLYQIRGRVGRSDKKAYAYLFHPPGRVMTEVAEKRLNTIYEYQELGSGFKVAMRDLEIRGAGNLLGSEQSGDIIEVGFDLYVKMLDEAIARVKGEEIEVEIRTSINLSTNFFLPDDYIPDNRQKIEFYKKFEGCVSLEELEEVEMELIDRFGEPKTIAKTFLLLERIRTVASSLGFESLSEAGDEIRIKSGLEFKGDASSVVNLISKTPGLNISPSEPSILRYKHNAKNEEEKLSKLFNLLIQVQPRKKTKNVMDNPSKS, translated from the coding sequence TTGCAAACGATAATTCAAAAATACATTCCTCAACTAAAAACGAAATTAAAGGAAAATCAAAATAAAAGTTTAGATTTTTACTCAGTGACTGATGCGGCTTCATCACTTCAAGCGGCGATCCTTTACAAAGCATTAGAAAACAAATCCCTTATAATTATTCTTCCAACAAATTTTGAAGCGGAAGCTTATTATCGAGAAATGATTAGCTATATTGATCAAGAGGAAGTTTATTATTTTCCTGGATCTGAGACAATACCTTATGAATGGGCTCATGTTCCACCAGATATCAAAAGAGACAGAGTTCTTGCTCTGAATAGAATTTTATCAGGAATACCTTCTTTATTTATTGGAAGCGTGACTGCATTACTTCAATCAGTCCCAAAACATGAAGATGTCTTCTCACGCACGATTGAATTTGTTCCAAATCAGGAATATGAGCAAGAGAACTTACTCCGAGATCTGGTTCGACTTGGTTATGAACGTAGAACAATTTGTGATCATTTCGGAACTTTTTCTGTAAAAGGTGGGATTGTTGATATTTTCCCTTCTCATTCAAGAGATCCGATTAGATTGGACTTTTTCGGAGATACTCTTGAAGATATCAAAGCTTTTGATCCATTGACACAGCGATCATTAGGCCAAATTCCTTCTGTTACGATTCTTCCTGCTGACGAATATATTCTATCTGAGAATGAAAAAAAAGAGTATTATAATATTCTAAATTCAGAGAGTAATTTAAAAAAACCTGAAGAAACTCTTTTGGTCGTTGAAGAATTGATTCCGTTAATTCGAAAGAATACTGGACTTTTGAGCTATTTTAAAAAAGACAAACCAATTATACTTGCTTCCAATTTCGAAGTTTTACAAGAGCGAGCCTTTCAATTGGAAAGAGAAATGAAAACTTTGTATGAAAAGAAGAAAGAGCATAGTCTTGCGTGTTCGCCAGAGCAATTGCTTTCATTTGAAGAAGAATTCTCTGTTTTGACTGACAAAAAAAAGCCTTCAATTCGTTTTCACAGGTTACCTCCACCAGAAGGAAAAGAAGATTCCATCATTATAAATGCAAAACCCACTGTTGAATTCAAAGGTAAGATTAGGGAAGCACGAGAAACCATCGAATCAGTATTAGCTGATGAGGATGGTTCAAAAATACTCATAACATCTTCATTTATACAGCAAACAGATCGTTTAGAATCTTTATTTTCAACCCATGGCATCAAAAGATTGAATCCAGGCAATGAGGAACCAAAGCTTATCAGCATTGAAGATAACAATTCCTCTAGATTTTTGTTGGTATTGTCTGAATTGGGTCGTGGATTTGAATTGCCTGATGATAAATTGATTGTTTTTACAGAAAACGATATTTTTGGACGCAAATACAAAAGAAAAACTCGGTATAAAAAAGCCCCATCTCGTGCTATTGAATCTTTCTTAGATTTGAAAGAGGGTGATTATGTTGTACACATAAATCATGGTGTCGGCCGCTTCAAAACGATTGAACGAGTTACAGCTGATGGTAAACAGCGTGACTATATTAAATTAGAATATTCTGGAAGTGCAAGCCTTTTTGTTCCACTGGATCAGATATCATTAGTTCAGCGTTATGTGGGAGGAACAGAGCATCCTCGACTTGATTCACTTGGCAAGAATAATTGGAAAAAAACCAAGGAGCGAGTTCGCGAATCAATTGAAAAGTTAGCAGAAGATTTAGTTCGTATGTATGCGAATCGTTTGAAATACAAAGGCTACGCATTTCCACCAGATACCATTTGGCAAGAAGAGTTTGAGGCTGATTTCGAGTATGAAGAAACACCGGATCAGTTATCTGCAATTGAGGCAGTAAAGTCGGATTTGGAAAATACTAAACCTATGGATCGTTTGGTCTGCGGTGATGTTGGCTACGGCAAAACAGAAGTTGCGATTCGTGCTGCGTTTAAAGTTATCATGGCTGGTAAGCAAGTTCTACTTATGAGTCCGACAACGATACTTTCATTGCAACATTTTAATACGTTTTCGGAAAGATACGCGAGCTATCCAATTAAAGTGGGTTATATTTCGCGATTCAAAACGGCATCCGAAATAAAAAAATCTTTAGAAGATTTTTCAAAAGGTGAATTGGATATTTTGATTGGAACGCATGCAGTTTTGAGCAGTCGCATGAAACCAAAAAATCTCGGTTTGTTAATCATTGACGAAGAACAGAAGTTTGGTGTGAATCATAAAGAAACCATTAAAAAATTCAAACATATGGTAGATGTTTTAACTTTAACAGCAACTCCAATTCCGAGAACTCTACATATGGCACTGACTGGAATACGCGATCTTTCTATAATTTCTACACCACCTAAAAATCGGCAGACAGTTGAGACTTATGTGATGGAGGAAAGTGAAGAAGTTTTGATTAAGGCAATTCGAAGGGAGATAGAACGGGGAGGGCAGGTTTTCTATCTTTACAATCGAGTGGAGAGTATTGAATCGGAAGCGAAGTATTTAACGGACCTTTTGCCTGAATTATCAGTTGGGATATTGCATGGACAAATGGATGATGATTCGATTGAAGAAATTTTAATGGATTTCTATAATAAAAATTATGATATACTAGTTACAACTACGATTATCGAGTCTGGAATCGACATGCCGAATGTAAATACTTTGATAATCAAAAGAGCTGATACATTTGGACTCTCACAGCTTTATCAGATTAGAGGAAGAGTAGGACGTAGTGATAAAAAGGCTTATGCATATCTATTTCACCCTCCAGGACGAGTAATGACTGAAGTCGCTGAGAAAAGATTGAATACAATCTATGAATACCAAGAACTTGGATCTGGATTTAAAGTAGCAATGCGAGACCTAGAAATACGTGGTGCGGGTAATTTACTAGGTTCTGAACAATCGGGCGATATCATTGAAGTAGGATTTGATCTCTATGTTAAAATGCTTGATGAAGCTATAGCGCGCGTTAAAGGAGAAGAGATTGAAGTTGAGATTAGAACTTCAATCAACCTGAGCACTAACTTTTTCCTTCCCGATGATTATATCCCTGATAATCGACAGAAAATTGAATTCTATAAGAAGTTTGAAGGATGTGTCAGTCTTGAAGAGTTGGAAGAAGTAGAAATGGAATTGATTGATCGATTTGGAGAACCTAAAACGATTGCTAAAACTTTCTTACTTTTAGAAAGAATTCGTACTGTTGCTTCTAGTCTTGGTTTTGAATCACTGTCGGAAGCCGGTGATGAAATACGGATTAAGTCAGGACTCGAGTTTAAAGGTGATGCTAGTTCTGTTGTAAATTTGATCTCTAAGACACCTGGTTTAAATATTTCTCCAAGCGAACCAAGTATTCTTAGATATAAACACAATGCGAAGAATGAAGAAGAAAAATTATCAAAACTTTTTAATCTATTGATTCAAGTTCAACCAAGGAAAAAAACTAAAAACGTTATGGACAATCCTTCCAAATCTTAA
- a CDS encoding SpoIIE family protein phosphatase translates to MIPRLLSFICFAIVIISGIPILHAKESISVQNVLDLDSVVDLGGLEQDSNWYITKDRFSIETLEKNLPSNSSNTVEWRKYNPPSSLFNLYPDWAGNRNFTAVKLIHLPAKWEAPHISIRLGIISDRDKLYINGNYIGGMGEFGSEYPQAYDRIRIYKIPNSVLKPDSVNTILVELETFFEISGGMEQDRLEIGPSEILEKTFFRDEYVKLLLLMIYLTVGMYFLFLFLRRRKDSENLYFALFTFSLVIYQFLRNQMKYELGIDFYVMKKAEYLVLLLLIPLIFHFLRTFFQYKYHWFYKCTDLILFGVFVSISISSNVIFYDLVNRNVVQPVWVLYIIGTFYILIAKSIKKDLDAMLILGGFFFLVIAAILDVLSTRNIIVFPRMVGYAFIFLILSIAIILANRFVRLNSQVEELNANLEQKVVERTEQLNQTLGEVQKLKVQQDGDYFLTSLLLNPLITNQTVSDKINIEFFTQQKKTFEFKGKTHEIGGDISISSNLQLKGKQYTVFINGDAMGKSIQGAGGALVLGVVFNAVLTRSNSESNKNRHPETWIKETFIDLQRIYESFNGSMLVSIVLGLIEEDTGLLYYINAEHPWSVLYRDGKASFLENELVLRKLGFPGNDFNFFVKTFQLMPDDVIFVGSDGRDDILLGYDEEGHRIINEDENIFVDVVEKSRGDLSIIVKKLETMGQYTDDITLLRIAYSASDITHASESNSNFRTEIEQSKELIKKGKYEETISYLENQTGSNSTENETIASLLGQTYFKLKNWENAYSNLEIALDKKPSNTELLFYASYSAKMIGKFAKAMEYGERSYIREPNNTKNTVNLADIYIKLSQLSKAEFLIDRILAEDPENRNALILKNKLETKQV, encoded by the coding sequence ATGATCCCAAGACTACTTAGTTTTATTTGTTTTGCCATTGTAATAATTTCAGGTATTCCAATTCTCCATGCAAAAGAGTCCATAAGTGTACAAAATGTTCTTGATTTAGATTCAGTAGTTGATCTTGGAGGTCTAGAACAGGATTCAAATTGGTACATAACAAAAGACCGATTTTCAATAGAAACTTTAGAGAAAAATTTACCATCAAATTCCAGTAACACAGTTGAATGGAGAAAATACAATCCCCCCTCTAGCCTTTTCAATTTATATCCGGACTGGGCAGGTAATCGCAATTTTACTGCTGTAAAATTGATTCATTTACCTGCTAAGTGGGAAGCTCCACATATTTCCATAAGACTTGGTATTATTTCCGATCGTGATAAACTGTATATTAATGGAAATTACATTGGTGGAATGGGTGAATTTGGTTCGGAATATCCTCAAGCCTATGATCGCATTAGGATTTATAAAATTCCCAATTCTGTTCTAAAACCAGATTCCGTTAATACTATCTTAGTCGAGTTGGAAACTTTTTTTGAAATTTCTGGTGGAATGGAGCAAGATCGTTTAGAGATAGGACCAAGTGAGATTCTAGAAAAAACTTTCTTCCGAGATGAATATGTAAAACTTCTTTTATTGATGATTTATCTAACCGTTGGAATGTATTTCCTATTTTTGTTTCTACGCCGAAGGAAAGATTCAGAAAACTTGTATTTCGCACTCTTTACATTTTCATTAGTCATATATCAATTTCTAAGAAACCAAATGAAATACGAACTTGGTATAGATTTTTATGTTATGAAAAAAGCTGAATATTTAGTTCTTCTCTTATTGATCCCATTGATTTTCCACTTTCTAAGGACTTTCTTCCAATACAAATACCATTGGTTTTATAAATGCACCGATTTAATTCTGTTTGGTGTTTTCGTTAGTATATCAATATCTTCTAATGTAATATTTTATGATCTTGTAAATAGAAATGTTGTTCAACCAGTCTGGGTTTTATATATCATTGGAACTTTTTATATCCTTATAGCTAAATCAATAAAAAAAGATTTAGATGCGATGCTGATTTTGGGTGGATTTTTCTTTCTAGTAATAGCAGCAATTTTGGATGTATTAAGTACGAGAAATATTATTGTTTTTCCTAGAATGGTTGGATATGCTTTTATTTTCTTAATTCTTAGTATTGCAATAATCCTTGCAAATCGATTTGTAAGACTGAATAGCCAAGTTGAAGAATTGAATGCAAATCTCGAACAAAAAGTAGTTGAGAGAACAGAACAATTGAATCAAACGTTAGGTGAAGTTCAGAAATTAAAAGTACAACAAGACGGTGACTATTTTTTAACATCGTTACTTCTCAATCCTTTAATCACAAACCAAACTGTAAGTGATAAGATCAATATTGAATTTTTTACTCAGCAGAAAAAGACTTTCGAATTCAAAGGAAAAACTCATGAAATCGGTGGGGATATAAGTATTTCATCGAACCTTCAACTAAAAGGCAAGCAATACACAGTCTTTATCAATGGTGACGCTATGGGTAAATCCATTCAAGGAGCAGGAGGTGCCCTAGTTCTTGGTGTTGTGTTCAATGCAGTCTTAACAAGATCGAATTCCGAATCCAATAAGAATCGTCATCCTGAAACTTGGATCAAAGAAACATTTATCGATCTACAAAGAATTTATGAAAGCTTCAACGGCTCAATGCTCGTTTCCATTGTATTAGGATTGATTGAAGAAGATACTGGTCTTTTGTATTATATCAATGCAGAACATCCTTGGAGTGTGCTCTATCGAGATGGAAAAGCAAGTTTTTTAGAAAATGAGCTTGTCCTTAGGAAATTAGGTTTTCCTGGAAATGATTTTAATTTCTTTGTCAAAACTTTTCAACTGATGCCAGATGATGTGATCTTCGTTGGATCGGACGGTAGAGACGATATACTTCTTGGATATGACGAAGAAGGACATCGTATCATCAATGAAGATGAAAATATATTTGTAGATGTTGTTGAAAAATCCAGAGGCGATTTATCAATAATAGTAAAAAAATTAGAGACAATGGGTCAATATACGGATGATATCACCTTACTCAGAATTGCTTATTCTGCTTCAGACATAACTCATGCATCAGAATCGAATTCAAATTTCCGAACAGAAATTGAACAAAGTAAAGAACTTATAAAGAAAGGAAAATATGAAGAAACTATTTCTTACCTAGAAAACCAAACGGGAAGCAATAGTACAGAGAATGAAACAATCGCAAGCTTACTCGGACAAACGTATTTCAAACTGAAAAATTGGGAAAATGCTTATTCTAATCTAGAAATCGCATTGGATAAAAAGCCGTCCAATACGGAATTGCTATTTTATGCTTCTTACTCAGCCAAAATGATAGGGAAATTTGCGAAAGCTATGGAATACGGCGAGCGATCCTATATAAGAGAACCAAATAACACCAAAAATACGGTAAATTTGGCTGATATCTATATCAAGTTATCGCAATTATCTAAAGCGGAATTTCTCATAGACAGAATTCTTGCTGAAGATCCTGAGAATAGAAATGCCCTCATTTTAAAAAACAAATTGGAAACCAAACAAGTTTAG
- the panC gene encoding pantoate--beta-alanine ligase — MKIVNSSEEILSLSMGYKKLGQKIAFVPTMGFLHAGHISLIEEAKKYADIVVVSIFVNPLQFNNPEDLKTYPVDLEGDTEKCIQANVDILFLPSADTIYPQGIPNLLIQFPRLMDKLCGKTRPGHFEGVLVVVGKLFNLVQPDVAIFGKKDYQQFRIIHQFVEDLSFPIQVIGVDTIREEDGLAMSSRNVKMSDRERNAAELIPRTLKLGGKLIMEGEKNPNTLIEILSDVINSSTLLKIDYLEIVDPISFETKEDLQGDSLIAIAVFAGKVRLIDNIVVQN, encoded by the coding sequence ATGAAGATCGTTAATTCTTCTGAAGAAATTTTGAGCCTGTCAATGGGATATAAAAAACTGGGTCAAAAGATTGCATTTGTTCCGACCATGGGTTTTTTGCATGCAGGGCATATTAGTCTGATCGAAGAAGCTAAGAAATATGCAGATATAGTTGTAGTTAGTATTTTTGTTAATCCATTGCAGTTTAATAATCCTGAAGATTTGAAAACATACCCAGTTGATTTAGAAGGCGATACAGAAAAATGCATTCAAGCGAATGTGGATATTTTATTCCTTCCTTCAGCCGATACGATTTATCCTCAAGGTATTCCCAATCTTTTGATTCAATTTCCTAGACTTATGGATAAATTATGCGGCAAAACAAGGCCGGGACATTTTGAAGGCGTCTTGGTTGTTGTTGGTAAATTGTTTAACTTAGTTCAACCAGATGTTGCTATATTTGGTAAAAAGGATTATCAACAGTTTAGAATCATTCATCAATTCGTAGAAGATCTATCTTTTCCGATTCAAGTGATTGGAGTTGATACGATTAGAGAAGAAGATGGACTTGCTATGAGTTCTCGGAATGTAAAAATGTCCGATCGAGAAAGAAATGCAGCAGAACTTATTCCTCGCACACTTAAGTTAGGTGGGAAATTGATTATGGAAGGAGAAAAAAATCCTAATACTTTAATTGAAATCCTAAGTGATGTGATCAATAGCAGTACTTTGTTAAAAATTGATTATTTAGAAATTGTCGATCCAATTTCTTTCGAAACAAAAGAAGATCTGCAAGGCGATTCTCTTATTGCGATTGCAGTATTTGCTGGAAAGGTTCGATTGATAGATAATATAGTGGTTCAAAATTAA
- a CDS encoding undecaprenyl-diphosphate phosphatase: MSDYLNATLRAVLEAITEFLPVSSTGHLFLFANFFPFVGFESNREDFEDLFDIFIQSGAILSVIYLYFARFKKETVACFLFFTRSSKDDSGFKFLLSLLIGSLPIMAIGFLFRNLLDGIKSGENLLGILGLAWLLGGFVILFQEIYFKKNNQNESNPEHTSHQDTLTIRQSFVIGIVQCIALIPGVSRSLATIIAGRSLGLSRQKAAEYSFFLAVPVLVAAGIYKLWKHRHILDSEKLLILFVGSFISFVLCVFIIRWFIDYVRRYNFNIFGYYRIILGSIVLFYIFLS; the protein is encoded by the coding sequence ATGAGTGATTATTTAAATGCAACGCTTCGAGCAGTCCTCGAAGCGATTACAGAATTCTTACCTGTATCTTCTACAGGTCATTTATTTTTATTTGCAAACTTTTTTCCTTTCGTTGGATTTGAATCCAATCGAGAAGACTTCGAAGACTTATTTGATATATTCATTCAGAGTGGCGCTATACTTAGTGTAATCTATTTATACTTTGCAAGGTTTAAAAAAGAAACGGTTGCTTGCTTTTTATTTTTCACTCGCTCTTCAAAAGATGACAGTGGATTCAAATTTTTGCTTTCACTTTTGATTGGAAGTCTTCCAATCATGGCAATTGGTTTTCTATTTAGGAATCTATTGGATGGAATTAAATCAGGTGAGAATCTCCTAGGGATTCTTGGACTTGCTTGGCTTCTCGGTGGCTTTGTGATTCTATTTCAAGAAATATATTTCAAAAAAAATAATCAAAATGAATCTAACCCAGAGCATACTTCCCATCAAGATACTTTAACAATTAGACAAAGTTTTGTAATTGGTATTGTGCAATGCATCGCTCTAATTCCTGGAGTATCCCGATCACTAGCAACCATTATTGCCGGTCGATCACTCGGGCTGAGCAGACAGAAGGCAGCAGAATATAGTTTCTTTCTTGCGGTTCCTGTTTTGGTTGCAGCTGGAATTTATAAACTTTGGAAACATCGACATATTTTGGATTCTGAGAAATTACTAATCCTTTTTGTCGGTAGTTTTATATCTTTTGTTCTATGTGTCTTCATCATTCGATGGTTTATTGACTATGTTAGGCGTTATAACTTTAATATTTTTGGTTACTATCGTATCATTCTTGGAAGCATCGTTCTTTTCTATATCTTCTTGAGTTAG